From Candidatus Izemoplasmatales bacterium, one genomic window encodes:
- a CDS encoding MFS transporter — translation MNDWKKNITLFVVGQTVSLFGSMLVQYAITWHITLTTQSGVMMTISILCGFIPQILLAPFAGVWADRYDRKKMIAIADSAIAVVSILTAVVFALGYREIWVLFAVSILRSFGQAVHSPAVSASYPKMVPQEHLMKVQGVAGGIQSATMIIAPIAGAALLQFTSLELMFSLDFATAAIAVATLLLFVKIPKLECVGDGCKVDYLKDMKLGLKYIREHHFLIPFFVFTTTVMFFIAPLAFLTPLQVVRTFGDEVWRLSAIEIAFSAGMTLGGFLVAALGGFRNRMTTMVVSLGVMSAMSFGIGLSENFWIYLGFMLATGLALPFYNTPAMVMLQEKVDHEYMGRVFSVMGMLSGSAMPIGMLVFGPIADTVPIGTILVLCGAVLLLIGGFTVTNRGLRRAGAPKAATPDAAAAS, via the coding sequence ATGAACGACTGGAAGAAGAACATCACGCTATTCGTCGTCGGGCAGACGGTCTCGCTCTTCGGCTCGATGCTGGTCCAATACGCCATCACCTGGCACATCACCCTGACGACCCAGTCGGGCGTCATGATGACGATCTCGATCCTCTGCGGCTTCATCCCCCAGATCCTGCTCGCCCCGTTCGCCGGGGTGTGGGCGGACCGCTACGACCGCAAGAAGATGATCGCGATCGCCGATTCCGCGATCGCGGTCGTCTCGATCCTCACCGCCGTCGTCTTCGCCCTCGGCTACCGCGAGATCTGGGTGCTCTTCGCCGTCTCGATCCTGCGCTCGTTCGGCCAGGCGGTGCATTCCCCGGCGGTCTCCGCGAGCTATCCGAAGATGGTCCCCCAGGAACATCTGATGAAGGTGCAGGGGGTCGCCGGCGGAATCCAGTCGGCGACGATGATCATCGCCCCGATCGCCGGCGCCGCCCTCCTCCAGTTCACCTCGCTCGAACTGATGTTCTCTCTCGACTTCGCCACGGCCGCGATCGCGGTCGCGACGCTTTTGCTGTTCGTGAAGATTCCGAAACTCGAATGCGTCGGCGACGGCTGCAAGGTCGACTACCTCAAGGACATGAAACTCGGCCTGAAGTACATCAGGGAACACCATTTTCTGATTCCGTTCTTCGTCTTCACGACGACGGTGATGTTCTTCATCGCACCGCTCGCCTTCCTCACCCCCCTGCAGGTGGTCCGCACCTTCGGGGACGAGGTCTGGCGGCTCTCGGCGATCGAGATCGCCTTCTCCGCCGGGATGACCCTGGGCGGCTTCCTCGTCGCCGCCCTCGGCGGCTTCAGGAACCGGATGACGACGATGGTCGTCTCCCTCGGCGTGATGTCGGCGATGAGCTTCGGGATCGGCCTCTCCGAGAACTTCTGGATCTACCTCGGGTTCATGCTCGCGACGGGGCTCGCCCTCCCCTTCTACAACACCCCGGCGATGGTGATGCTGCAGGAGAAGGTCGACCACGAGTACATGGGCCGCGTCTTCAGCGTGATGGGGATGCTCTCCGGGTCGGCGATGCCGATCGGGATGCTCGTCTTCGGACCGATCGCCGACACCGTCCCGATCGGCACGATCCTCGTCCTCTGCGGCGCCGTCCTGCTTCTGATCGGCGGCTTCACCGTCACAAACCGCGGGCTGAGGCGCGCAGGTGCGCCCAAGGCGGCGACGCCGGACGCGGCGGCCGCCTCCTGA
- a CDS encoding ATP-binding protein, producing MIERSDYMTKLDENRDKPFVKVLTGMRRVGKSTLLDLYIERLVRSGVEPDRILKINFELPEHFDIVDYRDLSRVVLVWAEGRRTPLYLFLDEVGRVEGWEKAVNGFHAMGRFDLYVTGSNADLLSSDLSTYLAGRYVEILVHPFSYAEFRLLHRDATFRDYVTYGGIPSIGAFGFSYEAAMGALRDSYRSAILQDIVSRHQIRNAVVLDKLLGYVYANIGKTFSALSISKFLKSQRLAVTVDTILHYLEIAQAAYLIHRVPRGDLIGKAMLKTEEKYYVSDHGTREALVGNNGAAIESVLENIVYIELLRRGYRVYVGKVGDREIDFVAERNGKTTYYQVAYLMESEATREREFSAFDAIDDHYPKVVVSMDRVDMSRRGVVHRNVEDFLLDE from the coding sequence ATGATCGAACGATCCGACTACATGACGAAACTCGACGAGAACCGCGACAAGCCCTTCGTCAAGGTCTTGACGGGGATGCGCCGCGTCGGGAAGTCGACGCTCCTCGACCTGTACATCGAAAGGCTGGTCCGATCCGGCGTCGAACCCGACCGAATCCTGAAAATAAACTTCGAATTGCCGGAGCATTTCGACATCGTCGACTACCGGGATCTTTCGCGCGTCGTGCTGGTTTGGGCGGAAGGCAGAAGAACACCGCTTTACCTGTTCCTCGACGAGGTCGGCCGTGTCGAGGGATGGGAGAAGGCGGTCAACGGTTTCCATGCGATGGGCCGTTTCGACCTGTATGTCACGGGATCGAACGCCGACCTGCTTTCATCGGACCTGTCCACGTATCTCGCGGGCAGATACGTGGAGATCCTCGTCCATCCTTTCTCCTATGCGGAGTTCCGCCTGCTCCATCGCGATGCGACCTTCCGCGACTACGTCACCTACGGGGGGATTCCATCGATCGGAGCCTTCGGTTTTTCCTATGAGGCGGCGATGGGGGCCCTGCGCGATTCCTATCGGTCCGCGATCCTTCAGGACATCGTGTCGAGGCACCAGATCCGCAATGCCGTCGTCCTCGATAAACTGCTCGGTTATGTCTACGCCAACATCGGAAAGACCTTCTCCGCGCTGTCCATCTCCAAGTTTCTGAAGTCGCAGCGGCTGGCGGTGACGGTCGATACTATCCTCCATTACCTCGAAATCGCCCAGGCGGCGTACCTCATCCACCGCGTCCCCCGCGGCGACCTGATCGGCAAGGCGATGCTGAAGACGGAGGAGAAGTACTACGTCTCCGACCACGGCACCAGGGAAGCGCTCGTCGGAAACAACGGCGCGGCGATCGAGTCGGTCCTCGAGAACATCGTCTACATCGAACTCCTGCGGCGCGGATACCGCGTGTACGTCGGGAAGGTCGGCGATCGCGAAATCGACTTCGTCGCCGAGAGGAACGGCAAGACGACCTATTATCAGGTCGCTTACCTGATGGAATCGGAAGCGACGAGGGAACGCGAGTTCTCGGCTTTCGATGCGATCGACGACCATTATCCGAAGGTCGTCGTCTCGATGGATCGCGTCGACATGAGCCGCAGGGGCGTCGTCCACCGAAACGTCGAAGACTTCCTTCTCGACGAATGA
- the uidA gene encoding beta-glucuronidase translates to MLHPTTNKRRVAINLNGIWDFAVVADDHDAKAPLPFPTPIGVPSSYGEVFPDAMVRDHVGKVCYERRISVPAIPDVEWRLWFGAAAHRAEVYAEGILLGRHDGGFLPFEVRLPEDLALTGSFRLSVVLDNRLDFSTLPIGEIEERDGRRYQRINHDFANLTGIHRDVFLCAFPKVAIDDVVVATKGHGPTARVTYASDAEGKTRATILDPEGLVVARCDGSTGDVVLSDPILWDLGRGNLYTLRLETATDEVEVRFGIRDVEVKDGRFLLNGKPVFFRGFGMHEDHPLVGKASIPALNAKDFALLQWTNANSFRTSHYPYSDEMLDLADRLGILVIDEVPAVGMNYWSNRPVFAEGGVDGRTLSVHREQLTDLVARDKNHPSVVMLSVANEAATYEAAAGPYFEAVFKHARELTDLPLMIVENVGARETKAAMFADVIGVNRYVGWYVDVGDLDAIAPKLERELREYHETFGKPVFLTEFGADTIAGNHALPPAIFSEEYQVEFLKIYHETVAKLSFMIGEHVWNFADFATKQGITRFDGNRKGVFTRDRRPKMAAHWLRDAWKEADDGSS, encoded by the coding sequence ATGCTGCATCCGACCACGAACAAGCGCCGCGTCGCGATCAACCTGAACGGAATCTGGGATTTCGCGGTCGTCGCGGACGACCACGACGCGAAGGCGCCGCTTCCCTTTCCGACGCCGATCGGCGTGCCCTCGAGCTACGGCGAGGTCTTCCCCGACGCCATGGTCCGCGACCATGTCGGGAAGGTCTGTTACGAACGCCGGATCTCCGTCCCGGCGATCCCCGACGTCGAGTGGCGCCTCTGGTTCGGCGCCGCCGCCCACAGGGCCGAGGTCTACGCCGAGGGCATCCTCCTCGGCAGGCACGACGGCGGCTTCCTCCCCTTCGAGGTGAGACTGCCCGAGGACCTCGCCCTGACGGGTTCCTTCCGCCTCTCGGTCGTCCTCGACAACCGCCTCGACTTTTCGACGCTTCCGATCGGCGAAATCGAGGAACGGGACGGACGGCGGTACCAGCGGATCAACCACGACTTCGCGAACCTCACCGGCATCCACCGCGACGTCTTCCTGTGCGCCTTCCCGAAGGTCGCGATCGACGACGTCGTCGTCGCGACGAAGGGCCACGGTCCGACCGCCCGCGTGACCTACGCTTCCGACGCCGAGGGTAAGACCAGGGCGACGATCCTCGACCCCGAGGGGCTCGTCGTCGCGCGCTGCGACGGTTCCACCGGCGACGTCGTCCTGTCCGATCCGATCCTCTGGGACCTCGGCCGGGGCAACCTCTACACCCTCCGGCTCGAAACCGCGACCGACGAGGTCGAGGTCCGGTTCGGGATCCGCGACGTCGAGGTGAAGGACGGAAGGTTCCTTCTGAACGGCAAACCCGTCTTCTTCAGGGGGTTCGGGATGCACGAGGACCACCCGCTCGTCGGGAAGGCGTCGATCCCCGCCCTGAACGCGAAGGACTTCGCGCTCCTGCAATGGACCAACGCCAATTCCTTCCGCACCAGCCACTATCCCTATTCCGACGAGATGCTCGACCTCGCCGACCGCCTCGGAATCCTCGTGATCGACGAGGTCCCCGCGGTCGGGATGAACTACTGGTCGAACCGCCCCGTCTTCGCCGAGGGCGGCGTCGACGGACGGACGCTTTCCGTCCACAGGGAGCAGTTGACCGACCTGGTCGCGCGCGACAAAAACCATCCGTCGGTGGTCATGCTGTCGGTCGCGAACGAGGCGGCGACCTACGAGGCCGCCGCCGGACCGTATTTCGAAGCGGTCTTCAAGCATGCGCGCGAACTCACAGACCTGCCGCTCATGATCGTCGAGAACGTCGGCGCGCGGGAGACGAAGGCGGCCATGTTCGCCGACGTGATCGGCGTCAACCGCTACGTCGGCTGGTACGTCGACGTCGGCGACCTCGACGCGATCGCCCCGAAGCTCGAACGCGAACTCCGCGAATATCACGAGACCTTCGGGAAACCGGTCTTCCTCACCGAGTTCGGCGCCGACACGATCGCCGGGAACCACGCCCTGCCTCCGGCGATCTTCTCTGAAGAATATCAGGTCGAGTTCCTGAAGATCTACCACGAGACGGTTGCGAAGCTCTCGTTCATGATCGGCGAGCACGTCTGGAACTTCGCCGACTTCGCGACGAAGCAGGGGATCACCCGCTTCGACGGGAACAGGAAGGGCGTCTTCACGCGCGATCGCCGGCCGAAGATGGCGGCGCACTGGCTCAGGGACGCCTGGAAGGAAGCAGACGACGGGAGTTCGTGA
- a CDS encoding GGDEF domain-containing protein has product MLDDRFLKASEELKKTHGIDVVGDILLGRPDRIYLFAERAPLERMRLRVISGSLSLIGFPDADAIAMKEILARFDPDNRYADVAGRKEYYDYVYGELTRPTGEPNVTFPLLHEGKRFWIHVLMSPVYRHPDCYSVFITDVTSTMVAEERNHDRSHRDSLTGLFNKYTLDYHYGLRYRNPGFHAFYLDLDDFKSVNDHCGHVVGDAFLRSFSDILKSHEHDDTLFYRLGGDEFIGMLFGSEGEMRGIAADILAKTRAIRIPGMARIPSVSIGIVRAERGDDVIHKADKVMYEVKNAGKDGFKYLTESEFDARDIRI; this is encoded by the coding sequence TTGCTTGACGACCGTTTTCTGAAGGCATCCGAAGAACTGAAGAAAACCCACGGCATCGACGTCGTCGGCGACATCCTGCTCGGGCGACCGGACCGCATCTACCTGTTCGCGGAGCGGGCGCCGCTCGAGCGGATGCGCCTGCGCGTGATTTCGGGGTCGCTTTCCCTGATCGGCTTTCCCGACGCCGACGCGATCGCGATGAAGGAGATCCTCGCACGCTTCGACCCCGACAACCGCTACGCCGACGTCGCCGGGCGGAAGGAGTACTACGACTACGTCTACGGCGAACTGACCCGCCCCACCGGCGAACCGAACGTCACCTTCCCGCTCCTCCACGAGGGGAAGCGCTTCTGGATCCACGTCCTCATGAGTCCGGTGTACCGCCATCCCGATTGCTACTCGGTATTCATCACCGACGTCACGTCGACGATGGTCGCGGAGGAGCGGAACCACGACCGCTCCCACCGCGACTCGCTCACCGGCCTCTTCAACAAGTACACCCTCGACTATCATTACGGACTCCGGTACCGGAACCCCGGATTCCACGCCTTCTACCTTGATCTCGACGACTTCAAGTCGGTGAACGACCATTGCGGCCATGTCGTCGGCGACGCCTTCCTGCGGTCGTTTTCGGACATCCTGAAGTCCCACGAGCACGACGACACGCTGTTCTACCGCCTCGGCGGCGACGAGTTCATCGGGATGCTCTTCGGCTCCGAGGGGGAGATGCGCGGCATCGCCGCCGACATCCTCGCGAAGACCCGCGCGATCCGGATCCCCGGGATGGCGCGGATCCCCTCGGTCTCGATCGGAATCGTCCGCGCGGAACGCGGCGACGACGTGATCCACAAGGCCGACAAGGTGATGTACGAGGTCAAGAACGCCGGCAAGGACGGCTTCAAGTATCTCACGGAGTCCGAGTTCGACGCCCGCGACATCCGCATCTGA
- a CDS encoding extracellular solute-binding protein — protein sequence MKRLLIALVVLLSGFASLACRQSTTAEPVLNLVLSGLQQPSEKVFFRTFVRLFEAETGITVELTYALPADLADAIAAEAASDVVTDVVMVDTANMKAYLDRGLMEDVSAYLATLRDRTFTTMFDPYTSRDGARYFMPVSFDVYLTIVNRAALPFMPATVEVVRNQEDEVVAIERITWEDYAAWAIAIRDGSGSPHAGVPMSASGSQLLYPLGGMAVAFGAGFPSIDDPHAAEAWNLLASMAAGGAILPENILSTVNQPTALLDTGSLWMSFGHMGPVGAAYDADPFAYVLGPAPVASSTGIAGSIAGAWTFGIVGGAPHPDAARAWLRFISDPETNYLYCSQLGGVISPIAEVVGHLGDSNTDRIMAAGIAMVQSDAEIVVLDVSAFVSWTDVKVVYTDLYRRILTGEPLATDELAVFEDRLDALRVPAD from the coding sequence ATGAAACGCCTCCTGATCGCGCTCGTCGTCCTTCTGTCCGGTTTCGCATCGCTCGCGTGCCGGCAGTCGACGACCGCGGAACCCGTCCTGAACCTGGTCCTCTCCGGGTTGCAGCAACCCTCCGAGAAGGTCTTCTTCCGCACGTTCGTGCGCCTGTTCGAGGCCGAGACCGGCATCACCGTCGAACTCACCTACGCGCTGCCGGCCGATCTGGCCGACGCGATCGCGGCCGAAGCCGCTTCGGACGTCGTCACCGACGTCGTCATGGTCGACACCGCGAACATGAAGGCGTACCTCGATCGCGGGCTGATGGAGGACGTCTCCGCATACCTCGCGACGCTTCGGGACCGGACCTTCACGACGATGTTCGACCCCTACACCTCGCGGGATGGGGCGAGGTACTTCATGCCCGTCTCCTTCGACGTCTACCTCACGATCGTCAACCGCGCCGCGCTTCCCTTCATGCCGGCGACCGTCGAGGTCGTCCGGAACCAGGAAGACGAGGTCGTCGCGATCGAACGCATCACCTGGGAGGACTACGCCGCCTGGGCGATCGCGATCCGCGACGGTTCGGGATCCCCCCACGCCGGCGTGCCGATGTCGGCTTCTGGATCGCAGCTCCTCTACCCGCTCGGCGGGATGGCCGTCGCCTTCGGGGCGGGGTTCCCGTCGATCGACGATCCGCACGCGGCGGAGGCGTGGAACCTCCTCGCCTCGATGGCGGCCGGAGGCGCGATCCTGCCCGAGAACATCCTCTCGACCGTCAACCAGCCGACCGCGCTCCTCGATACCGGGTCCCTCTGGATGAGCTTCGGCCACATGGGTCCGGTCGGCGCCGCCTACGACGCCGATCCTTTCGCCTACGTCCTCGGACCGGCGCCGGTCGCTTCGTCCACCGGGATCGCCGGGTCGATCGCCGGCGCCTGGACCTTCGGGATCGTCGGCGGTGCGCCGCACCCCGACGCCGCCCGCGCCTGGCTCCGCTTCATCTCCGATCCGGAGACGAACTACCTGTACTGCTCGCAACTCGGCGGCGTGATCTCGCCGATCGCGGAGGTCGTCGGCCATCTCGGCGACTCGAACACCGACCGCATCATGGCGGCCGGGATCGCGATGGTCCAGAGCGACGCCGAGATCGTCGTCCTCGACGTCTCGGCCTTCGTCTCGTGGACCGACGTGAAGGTGGTCTATACCGACCTGTACCGGCGCATCCTCACCGGCGAGCCCCTCGCAACGGACGAACTCGCGGTCTTCGAGGACCGTCTCGACGCCCTGCGGGTGCCGGCCGATTGA